A window of Hugenholtzia roseola DSM 9546 genomic DNA:
GACGGCAAGTACAACCAAGTAAAATGGATAGAAGACATCGAAGCCGATTTGCAGTCCATCAAAGAAAGACAACTCAAAAAATTGCGCGATAAATACCGCATCACCTCTTCCGACTAAGCCAAGAAGCCCTACGAAAATAGACACAAAGAGAGCCAAAAGCCCAAAGTTTAGCACACGCGATTCGCAATCTTTCTTGACATGCACAAAAGCCGCAACCTGTATCGCAACGTCAGGCGCATGGCGCGTTATCCTGCCAAACGCCTCAAACTAAGCCTCAAACACTACTTGGGCTGGCTCGATGAGCCGCTTATCATGCCCTATCATAGCTTTGGCAACGAACACATGGTACGCATCAGAGGGCGCGTATTGGAAAATAGTGGCATTTTGAAGACCAAGCGCAAAAATCGCCTCCACCGCAATCTCTTGGCTATGCTCAAACGCTATTTGAGCGATACCATTCCCGAAATGCCCGTACAGGTTTCTTTTTTGGGGCGCGATGCCTTAGCACAAACCGACGAAGATGGCTTCTTTGAAGTCTGTATCCCCCTTTCGAAAGAAGAAAAAGCGCAATCCAAGCCCTATACGTGGCAGAAAGCCCATATCCAACTTTTAGACAAACAAACCCAAGACCCCATTTACTACCCCGTAGAGGCGCAGGTCTTGATGCCGCAATCAGAAAAGGCGCAGTTTGGTATCATCTCCGATATAGACGATACCTTCCTACTTTCGCACGCCACCAAGCCCTTAAAAAAAATATACCTACTCCTGACCCGCCATGCGCACCGCCGAAAGCCAATGGAAGGTGTCGTTCATTTTTATCAAGCCTTGAAAAAAGGCTATAATGGTCAGAAAGAAAATCCAATTTTTTATGTTTCGAGTAGCGAATGGAATTTGTACGACCTATTAGAAGATTTTTGTCAGCACCAAAATATTCCGCAAGCCCCTTTTTTGCTGCAAAAAAAAGATTTGAGTTGGAAGGTTTGGAAATCAGGTACGGGAAATCATTTTCATAAAATAGACAAAATAAAACAGATTTTACAAACTTATCCTAAACTTTCTTTTGTACTTTTAGGCGATAGCGGACAAAAAGATGCAGAAGTCTATACTCGCATTGCCCTAAAATACCCGAAGCGCGTATCGGCTATTTATATCCGCGACATTGGCGATTTAAAAAGACGCAATAAAATTAGAAAATTAGCCGCTTATTTAAAAGAAAAAAACAATCTTGACCTTGTCCTGACCCCTCACACTGCACAAATGATGCAGCATGCGCAAAAGGCAGGTTTTGTTCAAACTTTTCTGAACAGCCCACTGATAAAAAAATAAACAAGAGAGAAAATAAAAAAGGGAAAAAAGAACTCCGCCTTAAACACTTTTCTGTTTTTTGTGTTATGAAAGCGTAACTCGAAGCTTCAACAAAAAAAGATGGATACTGCTTTTTGTTGAACCTTGCAGTAATCCACCTTTGTGCCTTTACGAAACGTCCTTCACAAACAAAAAACTTACGCATGACTACCATCACACACTTCGAGGAAAAGTTTGGCAAAATCTATTACCAAGAAAATGCCGACTACTATGTAATTCAACCCAAAGGCTTTCTACAAATAGAGCAATGGGAAACGCTTTTAGGGGCAGTGCTTCAACTCTTGATGAAGAAACGTTTTCACAAAGCCCTTGCCGACCATACCCAGATGAAGCTCATCAATAAACAAGCCAGCGATTATATCGCGCAAGTGTTCTTTCCGCGTGCGATAACTTTAGGGCTAAAGCGCGTGGCAGTGGTGCAGCCCAACGACGCTTTTGTGGAAATCACGACCGAAAAGGTCTATGATGCTGCTCGCGACAATTCGCCCGATTTTATAGATGCCACTTTTGGAAGCATAGAAGCGGCGCAAAATTGGCTTGCCAAACAAAAAATCAGTTCTATGGCGAGCTAAAAAACGGTTTTTGTTGTTATTTTTTATTCTGTTTAGGTGAATCATAATCGAATAAAGTGCTACGCCTTTGGGGTAGCACTTTTTTTAGTGCCGTTGCTCTCACCCAAAAGCCTGCCAAGAGCTAAAATATTACCCCAAACAAACTACCTGATTTTCAGACACTTTTTTTTAAGCCTCTTTTTTTTTGCTTTTTTTCTAAAAAAAATGTCGTCAGAATTTGGAGGTTACAAAAAAAGGCTATACCTTTGTGTCATCAAAGCGGAACGAAAGGTTCTAAAACAAAAAAAGAAACAATTTTTGTTTCAATCCCCGAAAGGGCGCATAGCTCAGCTGGTTCAGAGCACCTGCCTTACAAGCAGGGGGTCATAGGTTCGAATCCTATTGCGCCCACTTATACACGTCTATTTTATAGCGTTTGACTGTTTAAAGCAATCGAGCTAAAAAATAGATAAGACTTACAAGAAATACAAAAGAGCCACTTTTAAAAAAGTGGCTTTTTTTTGTTACTTTTATTATTTTTTCAAACCCCTTGCCTCTATTTTTTCATTTTTGCTGCCCTTAAAAGTCTGTTTGCTATTATTTTTTTCGCCTTTTGCATTTTTAACTTGACTTTTCACAACAAAAGTCCTATCTTTATGCTTAGAATCGTATCGCCCTTTCTTTCCGTCAAATTTATTCCCTACCTTATTCAAGTCTTATGATATGCAAAGGCAAGAAAAAGACCTCGAACTTCACGAACAAAACCTGCTTAGAAGAGTAGAAAGACAGCACCCCTATCTTATCATGCTCTATTTAGGAATTGCCAGTATCGTAACCATTTTTTCATTTTTGTTACTGCTTTTAGCCATTAGTCCGCTGCCCGAAGAGAGTGTAAAGGCGGAATTTTCGCGCTACCCTTGGCAGTTTGCAGCAAGTAGTTTCTTTATCTTATTGAGCAGTTTTGCGATAGAAAAGGCTCGCCAAAGTTTTTTCCGCGATAATTTCGAAAAGATGGCGATTTATCTCAATATCACCAACATTTTGGGCGGTATCTTTGCACTTTTTCAAGTCATGGGCTGGCTGCATCTTTACCAAACAGGCACACAACTTTCAGGACACGCCTCTGGTGCTTATCTCTACATCATTTCGGGGCTGCATTTGGCGCACCTTCTGGCAGGGGTCTTGTATCTGGCATACTACGCCTTTCAGATATACAGCAAGGGAAAAGACTCGGTACAGGTTCTAATTGCAGTAACAAACCCTTATGAACACCTAAAACTCAAAATGGTGCGTACTTATTGGCACTTTATGGGCATACTTTGGGTCGTATTGGCTGCGCTGCTTTATATTTTGATTTAAAAAAATAACAACCCTATAAAACTTGACCGTTTTGTAGGGTGAATCTTTCAAACATGAACGAAATAGAAGTTAAAATTTTAGAAATAGATAAAAATCAGGTTATTGAAAAATTGCGCCGTTTGGGTGCTATCCAAACTTTTGAAGGCGAATTAGCCGCCATCTACTACGACTATCCCGAAAATACACTTGGGACGGAAAAAAAAGTATTGCGCCTGCGAAAAAAAGGTACAACTAATGAACTTACCTTTAAAGCTGCCCTCCCCAATAGCGAAAATAGTTTTGCCAAAGAAATGCAGGAAGAGGAAGTTTTTGTAACAGATTTTGAAAAAATGGACTTGATTATCAAGCACTTAGGTCTTGTTCCTATTCGCTCCTTTTCTAAAAAGCGCACTTCTTTTCAGTACCAAGATTTGCATTTTGAAATAGACGAGTATCCCAACATTCCGCCCCTTTTAGAGATTGAGGCACAAAGTAAGGAACGCTTATTAGAAATACTTAGCATTTTAGGATATAATTTAGACCAAACCTCAAACTTGTCGAGCTTTGGTATTTTGGCACATTATCAGGTGTCCGATACAAAATAAACTTTTTTGAAAACGATTTAAAATCTTATTCTATCAAAATTCCTATGTCTTTTATTGATACACACGCCCATATTTACGACAAATCCTTCGATAAAGACCGAGCCGAAACGCTCAATCGCGCACGTCAGGCAGGGGTGAGTCATCTCTACCTCCCCAATGTAGATAGCACCAGCATCGATGCCATGATGGAAGTGGAGCTTCAAAACCCCGATTATTGTACGGCACTGATGGGCTTGCACCCCTGTTCGGTCAAAAAAGATTTTGAAAAAGAACTTTATATCGTAGAAGACTGGCTTCACAAGCGCGAATTTGTAGCCGTCGGCGAAATTGGTCTGGACTTTTATTGGGACACGACTTTTATGGAACAACAAAAAGAGGCTTTCAAAATTCAGATAGAATGGGCAAAAATGCGCCAAATACCGATTGTCATTCATACGCGCAATTCCACAAACGAAGCCTTAGATTTGATAGAATCAGTAAATGATGATAACTTGCGTGGCATTTTTCATTGTTTTGGTGGTACAGAAGAACAGGCAGAACGCATCAAGGCGGCAGGTTTTCTAATGGGTATCGGTGGCGTTGTTACCTTTAAAAATAGCGGACTGGCTGATTTTCTACACAAAGTCGGGCTTGAACATTTGGTTTTGGAAACAGATGCCCCCTATTTAGCTCCTGTTCCGTATCGTGGAAAGCGAAATGAACCTGCCTATTTAGAATTTATTGCTAAAAAAATTGCAGAAATATGTAACTGTTCGCCTGAAAAAGTAGCCAAACAGACAAGTCTGAACGCCAACGCACTTTTTGAAAAAAAGAAATTTTTGAACGAAAAAGTATAAGAATACTACAAAAACTTTGTCTTTTTGATGGCTTTCAAAGTCTTTTTCAATGCCCAAAGCCAATTCAAGAAAAAAGGCAAGCGGTTGTAGTGCCACACCCAAAAGGGTACTTTGCTCGCACCAAATCTTTCATAAAAATATGCCACTTCTAAGGCTTGCGCACTCTCGAAATCGAAAAGGGAAGGCGAAAAACTGCTACTTTGGTGGCGAAAAAAAGCATCTAAAAGCCAAAGTCGTCCTTGATTGGCTCTATATTTCTGCCTGCCTGCATTAAAAATATAAATGTGCCATTTCTGCCAAGAAAAAATAAGAATACCTGCCTCAATTTCATTTTGATTAAAGGTATAAAAATTAGACAAACTGCTATTTTTTCTAAGACTTGGTATAATTTTTTAAAGATAATCGCTGCTTTTTTATCAATTCCTCCCACTATTTTTGAACTAACGCTTTCTTCAAAGAGTGCATACAACTGCTCTGGTTTTAGATTTGAACCTATCTGAAAAAGCCCTGCCTTGTATTTTTTAGCGGCTTGACGCAAATGGTAGCGTTTGTCTGCGTCGTATCGTTTTGAAAGTTGTTCGTAAGAAAGTTGTAAATCTAAATGGTGCGTGTAAAATGTTTGAAAATCATACTTTTTTTTCAATGTATTGATGACTTTTTCCTGACCTACGTGAAAATGATAACGACTTGCATATCTAAATTTTTTTTCTACTATTTTTAAAAATTCTAACCATAAATCTTCTTCTATTTTTTGCATAGAAAAAAGCCCTAATTGCTGACAAAAAATTGGCTGTTTTAAATAGCGAATATAATATTTTCGTTCCCAAGGCAGCGGCATCACTGCCACATAACGCTCATTTTCCAAGCCTACCACTGCCGCCCAACGCCCTGCCGTTACCGCATCTAAGTACCAAGAAAGGGCATAGGGCAACGGATTGATACTATTTTGAATACAAAAATCCCATTTTTCTTTGTCAATATCGTTTCTTTCTAAAAATTTTAGTTGCATCTTTTCTACACTTTAAAGCCCATGACAAGTACGTCATCAATCTGCCTTTGTGTGCCGCGCCACTTGTGGAAGGTTTCGGTCAGGATTTCATATTGGCTTGTCATGGGCAGTTCGTGAATTTGAAAAAGCAAATCGCGCAATGCCTTAGAAGTAAATTTCTTGTTGCGCTCGCCCCCAAATTGGTCGGCAAAACCATCAGAAAATAGATAAAAATGAGAAGCATTTTTCAGTGATAGTGTATGTTTTGAAAAGATAATTTTACCTTTTCTTTCGTAATTTTTTTCTCCTACCGAAAAGATATTGCCTTTAATAAATTCGCCTTTGCCATCTTCTATATAAAAAAGTTGGTTGCGTGCGCCTGCAAAATAAAGCGTGTTGGCTTCTTTATCAAAACAACAAATCGCAATGTCCATGCCATCTGCAATTTGGCTGTGTTGTTGGTGTTTGAGGGACTTATGCAAACTGGCATGTAGCTGATTGAGAATTTCGTCGGGCTGTGTAATTTGTCGCAATTCTATAATTTCATTTAGTAAGTCATTGCCTATCAAGGACATAAAGGCACCGGGTACGCCATGCCCTGTGCAATCTACCGCTGCCAAAATAATTTTTTCGCTCCCTGCTTGCACAATTTTTTTAGCATAATAAAAATCGCCGCTCACAATATCGCGCGGTTGGAAGAAGATAAAATGTTCTTTTAAATGCTGTTCAAAAAAACTTTTTTCGGGCAGCATTGCCTCCTGAATCCTTTTGGCATAGGTGATACTGGCGGTAATGTTTTGATTTTTGCGCTCGATGATAATATTTTGACTATTTAATTTATCTAAATTTTGTATCAGTTCCTCGTTCAGCATATTAAGCTCTTCTGTTCGTTCCGATACTTTTGCTTCTAAAACTTTGTTTTGTTCTGAAATCAAATTTTGGTTTTCTTCTAAAAGTTCCATAGATTCACGCTGCGCCTTTGCATGCTCTTTTTTATAGAAATCTATCTGCGCCGCCACAGCCAAAGCCAATAAAATCATTTCAAGCAATGCGCCCACATGGGCTGCATTTTTGGTAAAGGTAGTGTAGGGGAGTATTTCCAAGCCTGCCAACACAAAAATTATCATACCAATTAGATACAACCCCCAAGCCAAAACCACATACAAGGCTAATTTGAAGCCCTTTTTCCAAATAACAAGGGCGGCAATAAGGGTAAAAGGCGCGGAAAAAAGGGCAGAAAGTTGGTTGGTAAGCGAGGCAAAAGTTTTGAACCCCAATAAGGCAGCCAAAATCGCTAAAAGAAAAGAGGCTGAAAAGAAAAGTAAAATTCTATTAAAAACAAGACTATTTTCGCGCATTTTCAGATAATAACGCACAAAAAGAATACTAAAAAAGCCATTCCCCGCGTGAAAAATGGGGGCATATTGATTGACAATGGGAAAATTGCGCCAGAGCCATTCGAAGCCATGCCCTCTTAATTGCATAATGGCTAAAAAAGAAAAAGTAAGCATTAAAGCATAATAAAGATAAAGTTTTTCTTTACTTGATAAATAAATTACAAAGTTATAAAAAAGCATTATCAAAAAACAACCATATAAAATACCTTCTATTATATCAATTTTGTGGTCGCGCTCGTAAAAATAAAGAGGCTGCCCAATGCCCATTTTGCCCTGAAAATAGTCGCTTTTAAGGTGTACATAATAGGTCTTTGCCTCCAAAGTGGGAATTTGTAGCGGAAAAAGGAAGGCATCTGTTTGAATAGGGCGGCTCTCAAAGTCTTGGGATAGCCCTGTTTTGTAGAGAAGCAAAAGTTGATTTTGTGCCTTTTCGTACAATTCTACATCTGCCAAAGCCCCATTTAGTTCTAAAATCCAGTTATTTTCCGAAGTTTCATTGTAAAAATCTAATTTCACCCAAATACAATTTTTCCCATTTCCTACGTGCAGGGTCGCTTCGTTGGGTTCTTTTCCTTTGAAGGTAGTAAAGTTTTGCTTTAAAATTTCGTTGGCAGGCAGGTTTGCTGTTTCGTCTTCAAAGTAAGCGTAGGCTTCTATGGGAAAAAAAGCCTGCATCGCCTTTTTGTCTTGTGCAAAATTTAGGCGGAGCAGCAGC
This region includes:
- a CDS encoding App1 family protein; protein product: MHKSRNLYRNVRRMARYPAKRLKLSLKHYLGWLDEPLIMPYHSFGNEHMVRIRGRVLENSGILKTKRKNRLHRNLLAMLKRYLSDTIPEMPVQVSFLGRDALAQTDEDGFFEVCIPLSKEEKAQSKPYTWQKAHIQLLDKQTQDPIYYPVEAQVLMPQSEKAQFGIISDIDDTFLLSHATKPLKKIYLLLTRHAHRRKPMEGVVHFYQALKKGYNGQKENPIFYVSSSEWNLYDLLEDFCQHQNIPQAPFLLQKKDLSWKVWKSGTGNHFHKIDKIKQILQTYPKLSFVLLGDSGQKDAEVYTRIALKYPKRVSAIYIRDIGDLKRRNKIRKLAAYLKEKNNLDLVLTPHTAQMMQHAQKAGFVQTFLNSPLIKK
- a CDS encoding cytochrome c oxidase subunit 3 translates to MQRQEKDLELHEQNLLRRVERQHPYLIMLYLGIASIVTIFSFLLLLLAISPLPEESVKAEFSRYPWQFAASSFFILLSSFAIEKARQSFFRDNFEKMAIYLNITNILGGIFALFQVMGWLHLYQTGTQLSGHASGAYLYIISGLHLAHLLAGVLYLAYYAFQIYSKGKDSVQVLIAVTNPYEHLKLKMVRTYWHFMGILWVVLAALLYILI
- the cyaB gene encoding class IV adenylate cyclase, whose amino-acid sequence is MNEIEVKILEIDKNQVIEKLRRLGAIQTFEGELAAIYYDYPENTLGTEKKVLRLRKKGTTNELTFKAALPNSENSFAKEMQEEEVFVTDFEKMDLIIKHLGLVPIRSFSKKRTSFQYQDLHFEIDEYPNIPPLLEIEAQSKERLLEILSILGYNLDQTSNLSSFGILAHYQVSDTK
- a CDS encoding TatD family hydrolase, yielding MSFIDTHAHIYDKSFDKDRAETLNRARQAGVSHLYLPNVDSTSIDAMMEVELQNPDYCTALMGLHPCSVKKDFEKELYIVEDWLHKREFVAVGEIGLDFYWDTTFMEQQKEAFKIQIEWAKMRQIPIVIHTRNSTNEALDLIESVNDDNLRGIFHCFGGTEEQAERIKAAGFLMGIGGVVTFKNSGLADFLHKVGLEHLVLETDAPYLAPVPYRGKRNEPAYLEFIAKKIAEICNCSPEKVAKQTSLNANALFEKKKFLNEKV
- a CDS encoding 7TM diverse intracellular signaling domain-containing protein, encoding MKKMKVVLAEFRFCVFLVLVFLYFFKSVSAQTPQTALFPDSTSLLLRLNFAQDKKAMQAFFPIEAYAYFEDETANLPANEILKQNFTTFKGKEPNEATLHVGNGKNCIWVKLDFYNETSENNWILELNGALADVELYEKAQNQLLLLYKTGLSQDFESRPIQTDAFLFPLQIPTLEAKTYYVHLKSDYFQGKMGIGQPLYFYERDHKIDIIEGILYGCFLIMLFYNFVIYLSSKEKLYLYYALMLTFSFLAIMQLRGHGFEWLWRNFPIVNQYAPIFHAGNGFFSILFVRYYLKMRENSLVFNRILLFFSASFLLAILAALLGFKTFASLTNQLSALFSAPFTLIAALVIWKKGFKLALYVVLAWGLYLIGMIIFVLAGLEILPYTTFTKNAAHVGALLEMILLALAVAAQIDFYKKEHAKAQRESMELLEENQNLISEQNKVLEAKVSERTEELNMLNEELIQNLDKLNSQNIIIERKNQNITASITYAKRIQEAMLPEKSFFEQHLKEHFIFFQPRDIVSGDFYYAKKIVQAGSEKIILAAVDCTGHGVPGAFMSLIGNDLLNEIIELRQITQPDEILNQLHASLHKSLKHQQHSQIADGMDIAICCFDKEANTLYFAGARNQLFYIEDGKGEFIKGNIFSVGEKNYERKGKIIFSKHTLSLKNASHFYLFSDGFADQFGGERNKKFTSKALRDLLFQIHELPMTSQYEILTETFHKWRGTQRQIDDVLVMGFKV